A genomic window from Thermodesulfobium sp. 4217-1 includes:
- a CDS encoding alpha/beta hydrolase, whose product MIKDIELKSGNRRAVILFHGMTGTPLELSRFAKYLFSLKFDVFVPCLPGHCSKPSALDKVVWQDWSYFAQDKYKTISNEYDEVFISGICLGALLCLEICRKFPVKAQALLSPTLAIDGWNLPWYKFLLPLAFVPPFIWFYSYTEAEPYGIKNESVRRQVLRIMQNKSSGVYESYSAISIRELLRLSKNIRPYLKEIETPTIILHSKQDDLCDIKNAKDLFSKLSSKDKKFIELHDSYHMVTLDNERDMVFKESSDFFLKYSEVVNGKDGQV is encoded by the coding sequence TTGATTAAAGATATAGAATTAAAATCTGGCAATAGAAGGGCTGTTATATTGTTCCATGGCATGACAGGAACCCCTCTTGAGCTTTCAAGGTTTGCAAAGTATCTTTTTTCTCTAAAATTTGACGTTTTTGTTCCTTGTTTGCCTGGTCATTGCAGCAAGCCGTCAGCCCTTGATAAGGTTGTGTGGCAAGATTGGTCTTATTTTGCACAAGATAAGTATAAGACGATATCAAACGAATATGATGAGGTTTTTATAAGTGGAATATGTCTGGGTGCGCTGCTTTGTCTTGAAATTTGTAGAAAATTTCCCGTTAAAGCGCAGGCATTGCTTTCGCCGACCCTTGCGATAGATGGATGGAATCTCCCGTGGTACAAATTTTTGCTTCCGCTTGCATTTGTCCCTCCATTTATATGGTTTTATTCCTATACAGAGGCTGAGCCATACGGGATAAAAAACGAATCTGTTAGGCGACAGGTTCTAAGGATTATGCAAAATAAATCTTCTGGAGTGTATGAGAGCTATAGCGCTATTTCAATTAGAGAGCTTTTAAGACTTTCAAAGAACATAAGACCTTATTTGAAAGAAATTGAAACCCCAACTATAATCTTACATTCTAAACAGGATGACCTTTGTGATATAAAAAATGCAAAAGACCTTTTTAGCAAGCTGTCCTCGAAGGATAAGAAATTTATCGAGTTACACGATTCATATCATATGGTAACCCTTGACAACGAAAGAGATATGGTGTTTAAAGAGAGTAGTGATTTTTTTCTAAAATATTCAGAGGTGGTGAATGGGAAAGACGGTCAAGTTTAA
- a CDS encoding aminotransferase class III-fold pyridoxal phosphate-dependent enzyme, which yields MTDQELYKLERDFCSFGDTVHYVKEPKIFRSAEGSFMYDSANTTFLDLQMWYSACNFGYKNKKINDALIDQMDTLPQVTSQYLSEPKILLSKEISLAMQEKFNKRGRVHFNVGGSQATEDALKLVRNYTGKSLMFAFMGGYHGRTLGASAITSSYRYRRRFGHFSDRAYFHPYPYCFRCFYGKKLETCDFYCLKMFEKLFETEYNSVWDSKVSECEYAAFFIEPIQGTGGYVIPPMGYFEKLSKVLRERKILIVDDEIQMGFYRTGKMWAAEHFGLSPDVLTFGKSLTNGMNPLSGLWAKEEIISPDMFPPGSTHSTFASNVLGARAGLEVMGLMKEEHFESEVNRKGKVFLEGLEYLKKKYKVIGHVEGLGLALRIEVCEDDSFTPNKALTDTILEEGLKGNLEYKGKKYGLILDIGGYYKNVFTLAPSLYITDEEIDLAIGLLDQLFSKFSV from the coding sequence ATGACAGATCAAGAGCTTTACAAATTAGAAAGAGATTTTTGTTCCTTTGGGGATACAGTTCACTATGTAAAAGAGCCTAAGATTTTTCGCAGTGCAGAGGGATCTTTTATGTACGATTCTGCAAACACCACATTTTTAGATCTTCAAATGTGGTATAGCGCATGTAATTTCGGATATAAAAATAAAAAGATTAATGATGCCTTGATAGATCAGATGGACACATTGCCACAGGTAACCTCTCAATATCTTAGCGAGCCAAAGATCCTTTTGTCAAAGGAGATATCTCTTGCTATGCAAGAAAAATTTAACAAAAGGGGCAGGGTTCATTTTAACGTCGGCGGATCGCAGGCTACTGAGGACGCGCTAAAGCTTGTGAGAAATTATACAGGCAAGAGCTTGATGTTTGCCTTTATGGGGGGATACCACGGTAGAACTCTTGGCGCTTCTGCAATCACATCGAGCTACAGGTACAGGAGGAGGTTTGGGCATTTTTCTGATAGGGCTTATTTTCATCCATACCCATACTGTTTTAGGTGCTTCTACGGGAAGAAGTTAGAGACTTGTGATTTTTACTGTCTGAAGATGTTCGAAAAGCTATTTGAGACAGAATACAATAGCGTTTGGGATTCCAAGGTTTCAGAGTGCGAATACGCAGCATTTTTTATTGAACCAATCCAGGGCACGGGCGGATATGTCATACCTCCAATGGGATACTTTGAAAAGCTCTCCAAGGTATTGAGAGAGAGAAAGATACTTATAGTAGATGATGAAATTCAGATGGGCTTTTACAGAACTGGCAAGATGTGGGCTGCCGAACACTTTGGCTTGTCTCCTGATGTCCTTACATTTGGTAAGTCTTTGACGAACGGCATGAATCCCCTTTCTGGACTTTGGGCGAAGGAAGAGATTATCAGCCCTGATATGTTCCCACCAGGCTCTACTCATTCGACGTTTGCCTCAAATGTCTTGGGAGCAAGGGCTGGCCTTGAGGTTATGGGTCTTATGAAAGAGGAGCATTTTGAGAGCGAAGTGAACAGAAAGGGAAAGGTCTTTCTTGAAGGCTTAGAATACCTAAAGAAAAAATATAAAGTGATTGGACACGTGGAAGGGCTTGGCCTTGCGTTGAGGATCGAGGTCTGCGAGGATGACTCTTTTACACCGAACAAGGCTCTAACCGATACCATTCTTGAAGAGGGCTTGAAAGGCAATTTGGAATACAAGGGAAAGAAATATGGCCTTATATTAGACATCGGGGGATATTACAAAAACGTCTTTACACTTGCGCCCTCATTGTATATTACAGATGAAGAGATTGATCTTGCTATAGGGCTTTTGGATCAGCTTTTTTCCAAATTTTCGGTATAA
- a CDS encoding MtnX-like HAD-IB family phosphatase produces the protein MEKIIFCDFDGTITKKDTVDDFFKRFAVPEWEEIELIWQNGSIGSDECLERQLACVKGITLEKIYNFLESVEVDESFIEFYEFTKSSGIDLIVLSDGFDLFIDYIFKKLKLNIRFFSNSLGFNDGKLSIGFPYRDESCKVASGVCKCRIVEKYSKEKFIYYIGNGRSDFCPSGMADFVFSKDQLTKFSHQKGYNFYNFDKFSEIKAFIANELLASESIAKIRASI, from the coding sequence ATGGAAAAGATTATATTTTGTGATTTCGATGGAACTATAACGAAAAAGGACACTGTGGACGACTTTTTTAAGAGATTTGCCGTGCCAGAATGGGAAGAAATAGAGCTAATCTGGCAGAATGGCTCTATTGGATCTGATGAGTGTTTGGAAAGGCAGCTTGCCTGTGTAAAGGGCATTACTTTAGAAAAAATTTATAATTTTCTTGAGTCGGTAGAAGTAGACGAAAGTTTTATAGAGTTTTATGAGTTTACAAAAAGCAGTGGAATTGACCTGATTGTTTTAAGCGATGGGTTTGATCTATTTATAGACTACATATTTAAAAAACTAAAGCTAAATATAAGGTTTTTTTCAAATTCTTTAGGTTTTAATGATGGGAAATTGTCCATAGGCTTTCCATATAGGGATGAGTCCTGCAAGGTAGCATCAGGAGTCTGTAAGTGTAGGATCGTAGAGAAGTATTCGAAAGAAAAATTTATATACTATATAGGCAATGGGAGATCTGATTTCTGTCCTTCGGGCATGGCTGATTTTGTATTTTCAAAGGATCAGCTTACAAAGTTTTCTCACCAAAAGGGTTATAATTTTTATAATTTCGATAAATTTTCTGAAATTAAAGCATTTATTGCCAATGAATTGTTGGCGAGTGAATCTATTGCTAAAATAAGAGCGTCAATATAG
- a CDS encoding cation diffusion facilitator family transporter: MFKKEEHFAYSAAFLTLVSAIIRIYAGFLTSSLAITAEGFHAITDVGLSFAAGVACIGARKPADRSHPYGHGRIEDLFVLLEALVLLALAAFILYEAVSRVDKPTFKMEPLSMAFYGFTLVLVFAGSIFEKFGAKSFDSNVLRADSIHLMADVVVGFAVLMGLFIQEVFSLHFLDALMSILISFWILKTSLSLGYKSVSSIMETRVIEVESYLKSQCTHIPGLLSVHNVRTRMAGNEVYLDLHLVFPACFTLYQANRCAEQLVSCLKNKFPNLDIVFRLDSCIEENSTCTNNCQRLNLACPMDNDSKKLRNKCPLIK; the protein is encoded by the coding sequence TTGTTTAAAAAAGAAGAACATTTTGCATATTCGGCGGCATTTTTGACTCTTGTTAGCGCAATAATCAGGATTTATGCTGGTTTTTTGACATCATCGCTAGCTATTACTGCCGAGGGATTTCATGCCATAACGGATGTGGGACTTAGCTTTGCGGCTGGAGTTGCCTGTATTGGGGCAAGAAAGCCTGCTGACAGATCCCATCCTTATGGTCATGGAAGAATAGAGGATTTATTCGTATTGCTGGAGGCTCTTGTCCTTTTGGCCCTTGCAGCCTTTATTCTTTATGAGGCAGTTTCAAGGGTCGATAAGCCCACATTTAAGATGGAGCCGCTTTCAATGGCTTTTTATGGATTTACTCTTGTTTTGGTATTCGCAGGTTCTATATTTGAAAAATTCGGCGCAAAGTCCTTTGATTCGAACGTCTTAAGGGCTGATTCGATTCACCTTATGGCCGACGTAGTTGTAGGCTTTGCTGTTTTGATGGGTCTATTTATACAGGAAGTATTTTCTTTGCACTTTTTGGATGCCCTTATGTCAATTTTGATATCTTTCTGGATATTGAAAACATCTCTTTCTCTGGGCTATAAATCAGTGTCATCAATAATGGAAACAAGAGTTATAGAGGTCGAGTCATATCTGAAGTCCCAGTGTACGCACATACCAGGCTTATTGTCTGTACACAACGTTAGAACAAGGATGGCAGGCAACGAAGTCTATCTGGACCTTCATCTGGTCTTTCCTGCTTGTTTTACACTTTACCAGGCAAACAGGTGCGCTGAGCAATTGGTTTCATGTTTGAAAAATAAATTTCCCAATCTTGACATAGTTTTCAGATTAGATTCTTGTATTGAAGAGAATTCTACCTGCACAAATAATTGTCAAAGACTTAACCTGGCGTGTCCTATGGATAATGACTCAAAAAAGCTAAGAAATAAGTGTCCATTGATAAAATAA
- the secF gene encoding protein translocase subunit SecF: MNIIGLRKWFYGLSLLIILPGVMSLIMFGLRPSIDFTGGTMIQMRPENPVSIDKLRSVLDSNNLKDTTIQQSGNSFIVRTKPLNIEEQRTLVSSLQTQLGKISFDKIDMIGPTVSAELVRQAIILVLVASFLIILYLSFRYKPVFAICGVIALLHDVLVITGLFSIFGVIFHAEVDSLFVTAVLSTIGYSMHDSIIIFDRIRENMKFIKKHEFEEIANFSTLQTISRSINTSFTVVLVLLSLLIFGSPVIKWFIVALLIGIISGTYSSIFNATALVVDWTNFRKRRKERSK, translated from the coding sequence GTGAATATAATCGGGCTTAGAAAATGGTTTTATGGATTGTCTTTGTTAATAATCTTGCCAGGGGTAATGTCTCTTATTATGTTTGGCCTTAGGCCTTCAATTGATTTTACTGGTGGCACTATGATACAAATGAGACCAGAGAATCCTGTTAGTATTGATAAGCTAAGATCTGTATTGGATTCAAACAATCTTAAAGATACGACGATTCAACAGTCTGGCAATTCGTTTATTGTTAGAACAAAGCCGCTAAATATCGAGGAACAGAGAACGCTTGTTTCAAGCTTGCAAACCCAACTGGGCAAAATTAGCTTCGATAAGATAGATATGATAGGACCTACAGTATCTGCTGAGCTTGTCAGACAGGCAATCATATTAGTTTTAGTAGCATCTTTCTTGATAATTTTGTATCTATCCTTTAGATACAAGCCTGTATTTGCTATATGCGGGGTAATAGCACTGTTACACGACGTATTGGTCATAACGGGTCTATTTTCAATATTTGGCGTGATTTTCCACGCTGAAGTCGACTCGCTCTTTGTTACGGCTGTTTTGAGCACTATAGGTTATTCTATGCACGACTCTATCATCATTTTTGACAGAATAAGAGAAAATATGAAGTTTATAAAAAAGCATGAATTTGAAGAAATTGCGAATTTCAGCACACTTCAAACTATTTCAAGATCTATAAATACCTCTTTTACCGTTGTGTTAGTTTTGCTTTCACTTCTTATTTTCGGAAGTCCTGTCATAAAGTGGTTTATAGTAGCCCTTCTGATCGGCATTATTAGCGGAACATATTCATCTATATTTAACGCTACTGCACTTGTCGTAGACTGGACTAATTTCAGAAAAAGAAGAAAAGAGAGATCCAAATAA
- the secD gene encoding protein translocase subunit SecD, with the protein MTFKRLRWGIILIVLAAAVAINYLMPLKEGLDLQGGMEVVLEAQNTNTVTVNKDVMQGVKAVIENRVNGLGVSEPLIQLKGNNSILVQLPGIKDYQNALNVIGKTAFLEFKEPIYDTVTGKITGWKTALTGADLQDAKVGYDTNSRPVVDITFNTEGAKKFAEVTANNINKPLAIFLDNNEISSPVVKEAITGGKAQISGNFTLQSAKELAIQIKAGALPVPVKLVEQRVVGPTLGKDAVDSGWKAGFIGLLLVAIFMILYYRLPGLIADFALLLYGIIVLGIFKFIPVTLTLPGIAGFILSIGMAVDANILIFERLKEELRKGIPLISAMDLGFKRALPAIIDSNASTLITTAVLFTWGSSIIKGFAVTLAFGVIISFFTAVIISRALMDLVVHTGFFKKPAFYGAKVGINASITDEVPDEPGSPVPEISKPISEKNKPSSVVEEPIGDKNEEIEKKPEKAITSRKDRRAKRRKK; encoded by the coding sequence TTGACATTTAAAAGATTGAGATGGGGCATTATCCTTATAGTATTAGCGGCTGCCGTTGCTATAAACTATCTTATGCCTCTTAAAGAGGGATTGGATTTGCAGGGTGGAATGGAAGTTGTTCTGGAGGCTCAGAACACTAATACTGTTACTGTGAACAAAGACGTAATGCAAGGGGTCAAGGCAGTTATTGAAAACAGGGTAAACGGACTTGGGGTATCAGAGCCTCTTATCCAATTGAAGGGGAACAACTCTATTCTCGTCCAGTTACCTGGCATTAAAGATTATCAAAATGCATTAAACGTTATAGGAAAAACTGCGTTTCTTGAGTTTAAAGAGCCAATTTATGATACTGTGACAGGGAAGATCACTGGCTGGAAAACAGCTCTAACTGGCGCCGATCTGCAAGATGCAAAAGTTGGATACGATACAAACAGTAGGCCTGTCGTAGATATTACATTTAATACTGAAGGCGCAAAGAAGTTTGCTGAGGTTACTGCAAACAATATAAATAAGCCTTTAGCGATATTTCTTGACAACAACGAGATATCTTCTCCTGTAGTAAAAGAGGCTATTACAGGTGGAAAAGCTCAGATATCTGGCAACTTTACACTTCAAAGCGCAAAGGAGCTCGCAATTCAAATAAAAGCTGGTGCCTTGCCTGTTCCTGTAAAACTTGTGGAACAAAGGGTGGTAGGTCCTACGCTTGGAAAAGACGCAGTAGACTCTGGCTGGAAAGCTGGATTTATAGGACTCTTGCTTGTCGCTATCTTTATGATCTTGTATTACCGACTACCAGGCTTGATTGCCGATTTTGCGCTGCTTTTGTATGGCATAATTGTACTTGGCATATTTAAGTTCATACCTGTTACTTTAACACTACCAGGCATTGCAGGTTTTATTCTATCTATTGGTATGGCGGTAGACGCAAATATATTGATATTTGAGAGGTTGAAGGAAGAGCTTAGAAAGGGCATACCATTGATCTCTGCAATGGATTTGGGTTTCAAAAGAGCACTGCCAGCAATTATAGATTCCAATGCCAGTACTCTTATTACGACTGCTGTATTGTTTACATGGGGATCTAGCATAATAAAGGGCTTCGCAGTTACTCTTGCTTTTGGTGTCATTATAAGCTTTTTTACGGCCGTTATAATCTCAAGGGCACTGATGGACCTTGTGGTCCATACTGGATTTTTTAAAAAGCCAGCTTTTTATGGGGCAAAGGTAGGTATAAACGCTTCAATTACAGATGAAGTGCCAGATGAGCCAGGCTCTCCTGTTCCTGAGATCTCAAAGCCCATATCAGAAAAAAATAAACCGTCTTCTGTTGTAGAAGAGCCCATTGGAGATAAAAATGAAGAGATAGAAAAAAAGCCAGAGAAGGCTATCACCTCCAGGAAAGACAGAAGAGCTAAAAGGAGGAAGAAATAG
- the tgt gene encoding tRNA guanosine(34) transglycosylase Tgt has protein sequence MIEEKSLYKTVKDPNVAQIDSSNTIFHRSPVNNVRLGKLNIRGKTAKTPLFMPVATRGTVRALTPSQLKEIGFEMILSNTYHLHERPGEEVIDKLGGLHKFMNWDGLILTDSGGYQVFSLSSHRKISDEGVFFRSVLDGKEIYLTPEKVLHIQKKLNTDIAIFLDECPEYPCNARREEESLIRTLKFAERSIKVERNPGQLFFGVVQGGMNFKLRQECAQALLSLGVDGLAIGGLSMGEDPSLTREVLAATLEVIPEDKPRYLMGAGSGILTYIKMGIDMFDSVFPTRLARHASAFLYNGERINISNKRFKEDASPLDEGCDCYACRNFSRAYIRHLFLCDEILGKTLLSIHNLTVLFKTVNALNS, from the coding sequence ATGATTGAAGAAAAATCACTTTATAAGACAGTTAAGGACCCAAATGTTGCTCAGATTGATTCATCTAATACTATTTTTCACCGTTCGCCAGTAAACAATGTAAGGCTGGGTAAATTAAATATTAGGGGCAAGACTGCTAAGACCCCACTTTTTATGCCTGTAGCTACAAGAGGAACGGTAAGGGCTCTTACCCCATCTCAACTTAAAGAGATAGGCTTTGAGATGATACTTTCAAACACATATCACCTGCACGAGAGACCTGGCGAGGAAGTGATAGACAAGTTAGGGGGCCTTCACAAGTTTATGAATTGGGACGGCCTTATACTGACAGACTCTGGCGGGTATCAGGTCTTTAGCCTTTCAAGCCACAGAAAGATCAGCGATGAGGGCGTATTTTTTAGATCGGTTCTGGATGGAAAAGAGATTTATCTTACGCCTGAAAAGGTTCTTCACATACAGAAGAAACTAAATACCGATATAGCAATATTTTTAGACGAGTGTCCAGAATATCCTTGCAATGCAAGGAGAGAAGAAGAGTCGCTTATTAGGACTCTGAAGTTCGCCGAGCGATCTATTAAGGTAGAGAGAAATCCTGGGCAGCTCTTTTTTGGAGTTGTGCAGGGCGGTATGAACTTTAAGCTAAGGCAGGAGTGTGCTCAGGCACTGCTATCCCTTGGAGTAGACGGTCTGGCTATCGGAGGTCTTTCAATGGGAGAGGATCCATCACTGACCAGAGAGGTTCTTGCGGCTACTCTTGAGGTGATTCCAGAAGACAAGCCACGATATCTTATGGGTGCTGGATCGGGTATATTGACATATATAAAAATGGGCATAGATATGTTTGATTCTGTGTTTCCTACCAGACTTGCAAGGCATGCTAGCGCATTTTTGTATAATGGAGAGAGGATCAATATATCTAACAAGAGATTCAAGGAAGACGCATCTCCTTTGGATGAGGGTTGTGATTGTTACGCGTGTAGAAATTTTTCAAGGGCATATATAAGGCATCTGTTTCTCTGCGATGAAATACTTGGAAAAACATTGCTTAGCATCCACAATTTGACCGTTCTCTTCAAGACCGTGAACGCCTTGAATTCGTGA
- a CDS encoding TIGR00282 family metallophosphoesterase: MKILFVGDIVGRSGRQILKDAFKNFDLRSKYDFIIVNAENAAGGFGITNKVLEELLQLDIDCFTMGNHTFDKRDGEQVLLHNKVIRPANLPPNVVGSGYGIFNSKLGNVAVINLLGRVFMQPVDCPFRSFDSLYSEIKKECDIVIVDFHAEATSEKNALGCYLDGRASAVVGTHTHVPTADCKILPNKTAYVTDVGMTGSTAGIIGFKKDSIIQKFLTYIPKKFEVEVIDPQLQAVCIDVDERGRAKSIERVFYPEKMCSEGETLIND; this comes from the coding sequence ATGAAAATCTTGTTCGTAGGCGATATTGTAGGCAGATCTGGAAGGCAGATACTGAAAGATGCCTTTAAAAACTTCGATCTTAGGTCGAAATATGACTTTATAATAGTAAATGCTGAAAATGCTGCTGGCGGATTTGGCATTACGAATAAGGTATTGGAAGAATTATTGCAGTTGGATATAGATTGCTTTACAATGGGCAACCATACCTTCGATAAGAGAGACGGTGAGCAGGTCCTATTGCACAATAAGGTTATAAGGCCTGCTAATTTGCCTCCTAACGTGGTAGGTTCTGGCTATGGTATTTTTAATTCAAAATTAGGCAATGTTGCGGTGATTAACCTCCTTGGCAGGGTATTTATGCAGCCTGTTGACTGTCCATTTAGGTCTTTTGACTCCTTATATTCAGAGATAAAAAAAGAATGCGATATCGTAATTGTCGACTTTCATGCTGAGGCCACTTCCGAAAAAAACGCTCTTGGCTGCTATTTGGATGGAAGGGCTAGCGCTGTGGTTGGCACGCATACCCATGTGCCGACTGCCGATTGCAAAATTCTCCCAAATAAAACCGCTTATGTTACCGATGTGGGCATGACTGGCTCAACTGCCGGGATTATTGGCTTTAAAAAAGACTCTATAATACAAAAATTTTTAACTTATATACCGAAAAAGTTTGAGGTAGAGGTGATCGACCCACAACTTCAAGCTGTTTGTATCGATGTAGACGAAAGAGGCAGGGCTAAATCAATCGAGAGGGTCTTTTATCCAGAAAAAATGTGTAGCGAAGGAGAAACCCTTATAAATGATTGA
- the rny gene encoding ribonuclease Y, producing the protein MEHVLLTLILIILIIIGVAVIYYLYKKTQELRLEAEKLSKEAKEVLQNNIKEAESRKKEILLEAKDESIRLKSEAEREIKERRIEVNRLEQRLLRKEENLERKLENLEKKEEQITQRKLQIDELKSKLENLVQERSIEIERISGLTSDEARNILLAEVEKDLDVEIANKIKEAQTKIKEESEKKSREILSLAIQRCAVDHTMESTVSVVTLPTDDMKGRIIGREGRNIRSFEAETGVELIIDDTPEAVTISSFDPIRREIARRSLDKLILDGRIHPGRIEETVEKSRKELDQEIKEYGEAVCLEMGIPNFHPEIVKLIGRLKFRTSYGQNIYQHSIEVAHLAGIMASELGLDSTLSKRGGLLHDIGKAVDFEMEGSHAIIGADLAKKYKENSLVVNMIAAHHAEVEPTSLEAVLVQAADAISASRPGARRESLETYIKRLENLEKIALSFEGIDKCFAIQAGREIRVIVKPDQVDDLMTQKLARDMAKRIEESLDYPGEIKVSVVREIRSVEYAK; encoded by the coding sequence GTGGAACACGTTTTGTTGACATTAATTCTGATAATACTGATAATAATTGGCGTTGCAGTTATATATTATTTGTACAAAAAGACTCAAGAGCTAAGGTTGGAAGCCGAGAAATTGAGCAAGGAAGCCAAGGAAGTTCTCCAGAATAACATAAAAGAAGCTGAGAGCAGAAAAAAGGAGATACTTCTCGAAGCCAAAGATGAATCCATAAGGTTAAAATCTGAGGCGGAAAGAGAAATAAAAGAAAGAAGAATAGAGGTAAACAGGCTCGAACAAAGACTCCTTCGCAAGGAAGAGAATCTTGAGAGAAAGCTTGAGAATCTCGAAAAAAAAGAGGAGCAGATCACTCAGAGAAAGCTCCAAATTGATGAATTAAAATCAAAGCTTGAGAATCTTGTACAGGAAAGATCTATTGAGATTGAGAGGATATCTGGGCTTACTTCTGATGAGGCAAGGAATATATTGCTGGCTGAGGTAGAGAAAGATCTTGATGTAGAGATTGCAAACAAGATAAAAGAAGCTCAGACAAAGATAAAAGAGGAATCTGAGAAAAAATCAAGGGAAATACTGTCATTGGCGATCCAGAGGTGCGCAGTCGACCACACCATGGAGTCTACTGTTTCTGTGGTAACCTTGCCTACCGACGATATGAAGGGAAGAATTATCGGTCGAGAGGGCAGAAATATACGTTCGTTTGAAGCTGAGACAGGAGTAGAGCTTATAATTGACGATACGCCTGAGGCGGTTACTATATCCAGCTTCGATCCAATCAGAAGAGAGATCGCAAGGAGATCTCTTGATAAGCTAATATTGGATGGCAGAATACACCCCGGGAGAATTGAAGAGACCGTAGAAAAATCCAGAAAAGAACTCGATCAGGAGATAAAAGAATATGGTGAAGCTGTCTGTCTTGAAATGGGGATACCGAATTTCCATCCAGAGATCGTAAAACTGATAGGCAGATTGAAATTTAGGACTAGCTACGGTCAAAACATATACCAGCACTCTATAGAGGTTGCCCACCTTGCAGGCATAATGGCCTCAGAGCTGGGACTTGACTCTACGCTATCCAAGAGGGGCGGGCTCTTACACGATATAGGCAAGGCTGTGGACTTTGAGATGGAGGGTTCGCATGCAATTATAGGAGCCGATCTTGCAAAAAAATATAAAGAGAATTCACTTGTGGTAAATATGATTGCAGCCCACCATGCCGAAGTTGAACCGACGAGCCTGGAGGCTGTTTTGGTTCAGGCTGCTGATGCTATTTCTGCATCAAGGCCAGGGGCAAGGAGAGAGTCCCTTGAGACCTATATAAAGAGACTGGAAAATCTTGAAAAGATCGCGCTTTCATTTGAAGGCATTGATAAGTGCTTTGCGATACAGGCAGGCAGGGAGATAAGGGTCATAGTAAAGCCCGATCAAGTTGACGATCTTATGACGCAAAAGCTTGCAAGGGATATGGCAAAAAGGATTGAGGAATCTCTTGACTATCCAGGAGAGATAAAGGTTTCTGTAGTAAGAGAGATCAGATCGGTAGAATATGCTAAATGA